The following are encoded in a window of Shewanella psychrotolerans genomic DNA:
- a CDS encoding helix-hairpin-helix domain-containing protein has protein sequence MKSRYKQVSDLTSIPNVGKATAEDLHLLGLHNPDALIGQDPYQMHQRLEVITGKRHDPCVIDVFIAAVRYMEGHDAKNWWDYTAERKAYLAGRT, from the coding sequence ATGAAATCCAGATACAAACAGGTTAGCGATCTAACATCGATCCCTAATGTCGGCAAGGCAACAGCAGAGGATCTGCATCTGCTCGGGTTGCATAATCCTGATGCACTGATTGGCCAAGACCCCTACCAGATGCACCAGCGATTAGAGGTCATCACCGGCAAACGTCATGACCCCTGTGTTATCGACGTATTTATTGCCGCCGTCCGTTATATGGAAGGACACGACGCCAAAAACTGGTGGGACTACACCGCCGAGCGTAAAGCTTATCTCGCGGGCAGAACGTAA
- the rpiA gene encoding ribose-5-phosphate isomerase RpiA produces MTQDEMKKAAGWAALQYVEKDTIVGVGTGSTVNYFIDALATMKAEIEGAVSSSEASTDKLKALGIPVFDLNSVDEISVYVDGADEINSHMDMIKGGGAALTREKIVSAVAKKFVCIVDNTKEVDVLGEFPLPVEVIPMARSYVARELVKLGGDPVYREGVITDNGNVILDVYNMKIINPKEMEEKINQIVGVVTNGLFAQRGADVLLVGTPEGVKTVK; encoded by the coding sequence ATGACTCAAGATGAAATGAAAAAAGCTGCAGGCTGGGCTGCACTCCAATATGTTGAAAAAGATACTATTGTTGGCGTGGGTACTGGCTCGACAGTTAATTACTTTATCGATGCACTAGCCACGATGAAGGCTGAAATCGAGGGTGCGGTTTCTAGCTCTGAAGCATCTACTGATAAATTAAAAGCCTTAGGTATTCCCGTTTTTGATCTTAATAGTGTCGATGAGATATCTGTCTATGTTGACGGAGCCGATGAGATTAACAGCCACATGGATATGATTAAAGGTGGTGGTGCGGCACTGACCCGCGAGAAAATTGTTTCAGCCGTAGCGAAAAAGTTTGTTTGTATCGTCGACAATACTAAAGAAGTCGACGTATTAGGCGAGTTTCCACTGCCTGTTGAAGTTATCCCAATGGCTCGCTCATACGTGGCTCGCGAACTTGTAAAACTCGGCGGTGACCCGGTCTACCGTGAAGGCGTTATCACGGATAACGGCAATGTGATCCTTGATGTTTACAACATGAAGATCATTAACCCGAAAGAGATGGAAGAGAAGATCAACCAGATCGTCGGTGTAGTAACAAATGGTCTGTTTGCTCAACGCGGCGCAGATGTACTCCTCGTTGGCACCCCTGAGGGTGTAAAAACCGTTAAGTAA
- a CDS encoding DUF808 domain-containing protein, whose protein sequence is MAGASLLTLLDDIAAILDDVALMSKVAARKTAGVLGDDLALNAQQVSGVNADRELPVVWAVAKGSLRNKCILVPAALLISAFIPWAVTPLLMLGGLFLCYEGFEKLYHSMVHKQQDEMSHSELAKAVTDLKAFEKEKVAGAIRTDFVLSAEIIAITLGVVADSSFLTQLVTLSVIAVLMTIGVYGLVAGIVKLDDAGLYLSQRQGQGVLTRFWRWIGGGLVNAAPYLMRGLTVVGTIAMFMVGGGILTHGIHIISEQFNLWASLVAQWHVVGSALSMLVPSLLNSLFGVIAGAIVLSFMSAISKLR, encoded by the coding sequence ATGGCTGGTGCAAGTTTATTAACCTTGCTTGATGATATTGCGGCAATTTTGGATGATGTGGCTTTAATGAGTAAGGTTGCCGCGCGCAAAACAGCTGGGGTTCTTGGCGATGATTTAGCTTTAAATGCACAACAAGTCTCAGGTGTGAATGCTGATAGGGAGCTACCCGTTGTCTGGGCTGTGGCTAAAGGCTCCCTGCGCAATAAGTGTATCTTGGTACCTGCAGCCTTGTTAATCAGCGCTTTTATTCCTTGGGCAGTGACACCATTATTAATGCTTGGTGGCTTATTTCTCTGTTATGAGGGTTTTGAAAAGCTATATCATTCAATGGTACATAAACAGCAAGACGAGATGAGTCACAGTGAGTTAGCTAAGGCTGTGACCGATCTTAAGGCTTTTGAAAAAGAGAAAGTTGCTGGTGCGATTCGTACCGACTTTGTGCTTTCGGCTGAAATCATTGCTATCACCTTAGGTGTGGTTGCTGATAGTAGCTTTTTAACTCAGCTTGTCACTTTAAGTGTGATCGCGGTATTGATGACCATAGGTGTTTATGGATTAGTTGCAGGCATAGTCAAGCTTGACGATGCAGGGCTCTATTTAAGTCAACGACAAGGCCAAGGTGTACTCACGCGATTTTGGCGCTGGATAGGTGGTGGACTGGTTAATGCTGCACCTTATTTAATGCGTGGTTTAACCGTTGTCGGTACTATTGCTATGTTTATGGTGGGCGGCGGGATACTGACCCACGGTATTCATATTATTAGCGAGCAATTTAATCTTTGGGCATCGCTGGTGGCGCAATGGCATGTGGTAGGTTCTGCATTATCTATGCTGGTACCGAGCTTACTCAATTCGCTGTTTGGGGTGATTGCTGGTGCGATTGTCTTGTCGTTTATGTCTGCGATTAGCAAGCTACGGTAA
- a CDS encoding peptidylprolyl isomerase: MRKLSVVAFMAFALTACGSDSRDGNTTPAPTPIPTPQLSSDQCYLMSTSLGDITLAIDTVNTPVTGKNFARYVEANFYDGTLFHRVIHNFMIQGGGFTSGLIGKPGFEPIVNEASVGFTNERGTIAMARTSAPNSATSQFFINTLDNPHLDQSANSYGYAVFGKVIEGMEVVDQISIVATTNQNGHSDVPVNEVVIESVASIQCASL; this comes from the coding sequence ATGAGAAAATTATCGGTTGTAGCCTTTATGGCTTTTGCATTAACGGCGTGCGGTTCTGATTCTAGAGATGGCAATACTACCCCTGCGCCGACTCCAATTCCAACACCTCAGTTATCTAGCGATCAATGCTATTTGATGAGTACCAGTTTGGGCGATATTACCTTAGCTATTGATACTGTTAATACTCCTGTTACAGGCAAAAATTTTGCCCGTTATGTAGAGGCCAACTTTTATGATGGCACCCTTTTTCATCGCGTGATCCATAACTTTATGATCCAAGGTGGTGGTTTTACTTCGGGGTTAATTGGCAAACCAGGTTTTGAGCCGATAGTGAATGAGGCCAGTGTTGGCTTTACTAATGAGCGGGGCACTATAGCAATGGCTCGTACGAGTGCACCTAATTCGGCAACCTCGCAGTTTTTTATTAACACGCTTGATAATCCCCATTTAGACCAAAGTGCAAATAGCTATGGATATGCTGTTTTTGGTAAGGTCATTGAAGGAATGGAGGTGGTAGATCAGATAAGTATCGTTGCCACTACGAATCAAAATGGTCACAGTGATGTCCCTGTGAACGAGGTCGTTATCGAATCAGTGGCTAGCATTCAATGCGCTAGCCTTTAA
- a CDS encoding LysR substrate-binding domain-containing protein: protein MDLKTLHYFVEIVNSKGFNRAAAKIHISQPALSKSINQLEAELELPLLLRGKRGTAVTLTTHGQLVYQYAQKLLDTKRELFTALDALKGLNKGELKLGLAPLGSAELFAPIIAKYRQRYPQIHTQLLVRGGVEQTSALKQGEIELATGIIELNQEFEGIAIHTEPMVVVLPSVHPLAEKAVIPISALHHCAQIMFEPEFSLYEMVINACDNAQVTIENPTLVNQPEFGIALVAAGIGVMLLPKFIAERYQLAGVVSRQLTETDLNWRMSLFWEKDKPLSFAANAMINLLQEHLKEKS, encoded by the coding sequence ATGGATCTGAAGACACTGCATTATTTTGTGGAGATCGTTAACAGCAAAGGGTTTAACCGAGCAGCAGCTAAAATCCATATCAGTCAACCTGCGCTATCTAAATCAATAAACCAATTAGAAGCTGAATTAGAACTTCCCCTGCTGCTACGTGGTAAACGGGGAACAGCGGTCACACTAACCACTCACGGCCAATTGGTTTATCAATACGCGCAAAAGCTATTAGATACCAAACGTGAACTATTTACCGCACTCGATGCGCTTAAAGGGTTAAATAAAGGTGAATTAAAACTAGGACTGGCACCACTTGGCAGCGCAGAACTGTTTGCACCAATCATCGCCAAATATCGTCAACGCTACCCTCAAATTCACACCCAACTCTTAGTTCGTGGTGGTGTGGAGCAAACATCCGCTCTTAAACAAGGTGAGATCGAACTCGCAACAGGCATCATTGAACTCAATCAAGAATTTGAAGGAATAGCCATCCATACCGAACCTATGGTAGTGGTTTTACCTAGCGTGCATCCACTTGCGGAAAAGGCAGTTATTCCTATTAGTGCGTTACATCACTGTGCTCAAATTATGTTTGAGCCTGAGTTCTCATTATACGAAATGGTTATCAATGCCTGTGACAATGCACAGGTAACCATAGAGAACCCAACGCTTGTTAATCAGCCTGAATTTGGTATCGCATTGGTTGCAGCCGGAATAGGGGTGATGCTATTACCTAAGTTCATTGCTGAGCGTTATCAACTCGCAGGCGTGGTCAGCCGCCAATTGACAGAGACAGATCTCAACTGGCGCATGAGCCTATTTTGGGAGAAAGATAAGCCACTTTCATTTGCCGCAAATGCGATGATCAATCTGTTGCAGGAGCATTTAAAAGAAAAGTCTTAA
- a CDS encoding CidA/LrgA family protein yields MNDSILSLKRLFQVLLQVSLLCLIALSAQWLVELFSLPIPSSVVGLGGLLCLLALNWLPERFVAVGAAWLLGELLLFFIPPVIASLHYAPLFEQYGVSLMLTLVLGSTSVLLITGFVIDRVFRFERRHNRAKRVFAPIEHSKVAGH; encoded by the coding sequence ATGAATGACTCTATTTTATCATTAAAACGTCTTTTTCAGGTGTTACTGCAAGTAAGCTTACTTTGCTTGATTGCGTTATCGGCGCAGTGGCTGGTTGAGCTGTTTTCTCTACCCATCCCGAGTAGTGTTGTGGGCTTAGGAGGGTTATTGTGCTTATTAGCGCTCAATTGGTTGCCCGAACGATTTGTCGCTGTTGGCGCTGCTTGGTTACTTGGGGAGTTGCTACTATTTTTTATTCCACCAGTGATTGCTTCTCTTCATTATGCTCCGCTGTTTGAACAATATGGTGTCAGCCTAATGCTGACCTTAGTGCTTGGTAGCACTAGTGTTTTACTCATAACAGGGTTTGTTATCGATAGAGTGTTTCGCTTTGAACGACGTCATAATCGTGCCAAAAGAGTCTTTGCTCCGATTGAACATTCTAAGGTAGCTGGTCACTAA
- a CDS encoding LrgB family protein → MLQYLSSQSVAVLCLLATLVCYFVSKRLYRTFRQWWLSPMIITPTSLLTLVVLFAIPLPTYFAYSHYLSALLAPATIAFALPIYRERRLIARYPLTISLGVITGLLVGLLSSWLLVKLIYLPPELSHSMLVRSVSTPFALEATSAFGGVPDLTAMLVLITGVLGMLLCGPVFKLASVRSPLAKGAALGASAHGVGAAKAAELGQEEGVVASLTMILTGITMVIVAPFFAYILI, encoded by the coding sequence ATGTTGCAGTATCTCTCCTCTCAAAGCGTTGCCGTGTTGTGCTTACTTGCCACGCTAGTATGCTACTTTGTTAGTAAGCGTTTATACCGCACTTTTCGTCAGTGGTGGTTATCACCCATGATTATAACCCCCACAAGCTTACTCACTTTGGTAGTGCTATTTGCGATCCCTCTGCCAACTTATTTTGCTTATAGTCATTACTTAAGTGCCTTGTTGGCTCCGGCGACCATTGCCTTTGCACTGCCAATTTATAGAGAGAGACGTTTGATTGCACGTTATCCATTGACCATCAGTTTAGGCGTGATAACGGGTTTGCTTGTTGGCTTGCTTTCATCTTGGTTGTTAGTGAAATTGATCTATTTACCACCAGAATTATCTCACAGCATGTTGGTTCGCTCGGTGTCTACGCCATTTGCTTTAGAGGCTACATCAGCATTTGGTGGCGTTCCCGATTTGACGGCAATGTTAGTGTTAATTACTGGCGTCTTGGGGATGCTACTGTGTGGGCCGGTTTTTAAATTGGCTAGCGTCAGAAGCCCTCTGGCGAAGGGCGCAGCCTTAGGAGCTTCGGCTCATGGTGTTGGCGCAGCAAAAGCAGCTGAACTTGGACAAGAGGAGGGCGTTGTCGCAAGCCTCACCATGATCTTGACAGGAATAACTATGGTAATTGTCGCACCATTTTTTGCCTATATTCTAATATAG
- a CDS encoding CBS domain-containing protein, with the protein MKVSDIMTAEPICISDQATAKDAHLLMQSRSVRHLPVISEESGDLVGILTHKKMISTVVHMLTHYGSGALDRKERKTLVKEIMESEFQKLALDEPLVVVVDYFINNKLGCLPVVDEHHKIKGIVTSSDFVKLCATLLKSQ; encoded by the coding sequence ATGAAAGTGAGTGACATTATGACTGCAGAGCCTATCTGTATTAGCGATCAGGCAACGGCAAAAGACGCACACCTGCTAATGCAAAGCCGCAGCGTAAGGCATCTCCCCGTTATCAGCGAGGAAAGTGGTGATTTAGTTGGCATACTAACCCACAAGAAAATGATCTCTACCGTAGTTCATATGCTGACACATTACGGTAGTGGGGCGTTAGATAGAAAAGAGCGTAAAACCTTAGTCAAAGAGATTATGGAGTCTGAATTTCAAAAGTTGGCTTTAGATGAGCCCCTAGTTGTGGTTGTTGATTACTTTATTAATAACAAACTCGGTTGTCTGCCAGTCGTTGATGAACACCACAAAATAAAAGGAATTGTCACTTCATCTGATTTCGTAAAGTTATGCGCCACATTACTTAAATCCCAATAG
- a CDS encoding alkaline phosphatase D family protein: MKTNYSRRDFLAMSAKGVGAAVVSYGLMGCSNSAKDDETSSAEVQFQHGVASGDPMHNAIILWTRVTPDIDADISVSWEIATDAEFTDLVGNGETVTNKDRDYTVKVDAIGLDSGTHYYYRFKAGDKVSNIGLTKTLPEGAVDSVKLAVMSCANFPAGHFNVYQLASQIDSLDAVVHLGDYIYEYGRGGYASENAAALGREVLPAGELLTLEDYRTRYGQYRSDASLSGLHSKVPFITVWDDHEVANDTWSDGAENHNEGEGDFDARKAAALQAYFEWLPIRPWTEGNHEEIYRSFSFGDLVDLHMLDTRLLARDKQLDYADYIDDATNSMDSARFMADVTSSERTMLGADQLQWLQANLLTSTAKWQVLGQQVLMGTMMLPAAIATQKLTVYQYAELGALAQLAARAAANDPTLTTQEYSYLIGNQHKLTPEVMGLLQLPSIPYNLDAWDGYAYEREVILATAKAAAANLVVIAGDTHNAWANEISDSHGDVVAVEFATSSVSSPGLEYYLGIEAEQQTVTEAGIVDLVDGLKYTNLRDRGFMLLSFNQTQVRSDWHYVDTLMSTEFNEATDKHFAAVTVLGEPAITPV; this comes from the coding sequence ATGAAAACAAATTATTCGCGCAGGGACTTTTTGGCAATGTCGGCTAAAGGTGTTGGAGCCGCTGTCGTTTCATACGGACTCATGGGGTGTTCGAACAGCGCTAAAGATGATGAAACGTCGAGTGCTGAGGTACAGTTTCAGCATGGTGTAGCCAGTGGCGACCCTATGCATAATGCCATAATTTTGTGGACGCGAGTTACACCAGATATCGACGCTGATATTAGCGTTAGCTGGGAGATCGCAACCGATGCTGAATTTACTGATTTAGTGGGTAACGGTGAGACGGTGACGAATAAAGATCGTGATTACACCGTTAAAGTTGATGCTATTGGTTTAGATTCGGGAACTCATTATTACTACCGATTTAAAGCTGGTGATAAGGTGTCTAACATCGGATTGACTAAGACGTTACCAGAGGGTGCCGTCGATAGTGTTAAGTTAGCCGTGATGTCTTGCGCTAACTTTCCAGCGGGTCATTTCAACGTATATCAATTAGCCAGCCAAATCGATTCTCTTGATGCAGTGGTGCATCTTGGTGATTACATCTATGAGTATGGACGTGGTGGCTATGCCAGTGAGAATGCAGCAGCGCTTGGCCGAGAGGTGTTGCCAGCGGGAGAATTATTGACTCTTGAAGATTACCGTACGCGCTATGGGCAATATCGCAGTGATGCATCACTTTCAGGCCTGCATTCGAAGGTCCCTTTCATTACTGTATGGGACGATCATGAAGTGGCTAATGATACTTGGTCTGATGGCGCCGAAAATCATAACGAGGGTGAAGGTGATTTCGACGCGCGTAAAGCCGCAGCACTTCAGGCCTATTTTGAGTGGTTACCTATTCGTCCTTGGACAGAGGGGAATCATGAAGAGATCTATCGTTCCTTTAGTTTTGGTGATTTAGTTGACTTACATATGCTTGATACTCGTCTTTTGGCGCGTGACAAGCAGTTAGATTATGCTGACTACATTGATGACGCTACTAATAGCATGGATAGCGCTCGCTTCATGGCTGATGTGACTAGCAGTGAGAGAACCATGCTAGGAGCTGATCAACTGCAGTGGCTTCAAGCTAATTTACTTACTTCAACCGCTAAATGGCAGGTGTTAGGGCAACAAGTCTTAATGGGCACCATGATGTTGCCTGCAGCGATAGCGACACAAAAGCTGACGGTATATCAATACGCTGAATTAGGTGCGTTGGCACAACTTGCCGCCCGCGCTGCTGCGAACGATCCGACATTAACAACACAGGAATACAGTTATTTAATTGGTAATCAGCATAAGTTAACACCTGAGGTGATGGGGCTGTTACAGCTGCCATCTATCCCTTATAACTTAGATGCTTGGGATGGTTACGCTTATGAGCGAGAAGTTATTTTAGCGACGGCTAAGGCTGCAGCAGCTAATCTGGTTGTTATCGCCGGTGATACTCACAATGCTTGGGCTAATGAAATATCTGATAGTCATGGAGATGTTGTTGCTGTTGAATTTGCGACGAGCTCGGTGTCTTCTCCTGGGCTCGAGTATTATTTGGGTATAGAGGCGGAGCAGCAAACGGTGACAGAAGCCGGTATTGTGGATCTTGTTGATGGCCTAAAGTATACCAACTTGCGTGATCGTGGATTTATGTTGCTCAGCTTCAATCAAACTCAAGTCCGAAGTGATTGGCATTATGTTGATACCTTGATGTCTACCGAGTTTAATGAAGCGACTGATAAGCATTTTGCTGCGGTTACTGTGTTGGGAGAACCTGCAATAACCCCAGTTTAA
- a CDS encoding phosphoribosyltransferase, with amino-acid sequence MSEKHFITAQKLLEDSFRLAAQVYESGFRPQFIVGIWRGGAPIGIAVQEYFDFKKVDTDHIAVRTSSYYGINQQSKQIKVHGLHYIVENANADDGLLIVDDVFDSGRSIHALKEKLQELMRLNMPTDVRIACPYYKPKNTAVELKPDYFIHESEEWLVFPHEVSGLTPEELAEGKGDLKNIKHLFV; translated from the coding sequence ATGTCTGAAAAACACTTTATTACTGCACAGAAGTTGCTTGAGGATTCTTTTCGCTTAGCGGCACAGGTTTATGAAAGTGGTTTCAGACCACAATTTATCGTTGGGATATGGCGTGGTGGTGCTCCAATTGGTATTGCAGTTCAAGAGTATTTTGATTTTAAGAAGGTAGATACAGATCATATTGCCGTTAGAACCTCTTCTTATTATGGAATTAATCAACAAAGCAAGCAGATTAAAGTACATGGTCTGCACTATATTGTTGAAAATGCCAATGCGGATGACGGCCTGCTAATCGTAGATGATGTATTTGATTCTGGGCGTAGTATTCATGCGTTAAAAGAGAAGTTACAAGAGTTAATGCGTCTTAATATGCCAACGGATGTACGTATTGCTTGCCCCTATTACAAGCCAAAGAATACTGCCGTTGAATTAAAACCTGATTATTTTATTCATGAATCTGAAGAGTGGTTAGTCTTTCCCCATGAAGTGTCTGGTTTAACGCCTGAAGAACTTGCAGAGGGGAAAGGTGATCTTAAGAATATCAAGCATTTATTTGTATAG
- the pepN gene encoding aminopeptidase N translates to MKLIQLCIVGVISLLLTACQSTTNPKPNLVLNQNHSMSAQQALLRAKRVSDVNYQLDLELTHPRQFSGNALISFNLSDTEQPLALDFNQANVTAFTINGSKVYPNYDGKRLSISAALLNHGNNQISLQFRKPYSQTDQGLIRYTDPIDGNTYLYSHFLPSSAQMMVPQFDQPDLKAVYDLTVTAPNGWTVISASTSSNHTKGDSATRWQFAATQPISPHSFSLHAGPYKHWRTELEQLPINLYARQSIAEQVDSAQWFEQTRQALTFYQQQLGIPYPFSKYDQLLVPKLPQSMMANAAVSTFEEPTLETKQLHFVVSRAIAEQWFSNLVTLRWWDDLWFSQSLATFMANKSLAGKPSAAIDYQDKYDIYQIDERDNSQPIETAVTTSQQVDEGVPPSTIKKGVALLTQLSFLLGEKPFYQGLNQYLKQYQYGTATLNEFMATLAASTKRPLDDWTTNWFYRSGVNQIEAQYQCNNNRISYLSINQSASDDSSVLRQQKVKLGLFTLGRQALHPNLISTVTYDGQTTNIKRLQGIRCPDLVFPNYEDLGYVRVKLDPRSLETALIHLHKIENAQLRSMLWQTLWGSVLEGDLPLNRFLGSVLINAPHEQQPMVLAQLIDKLEQTKALLEQMSPNQQSYSQKALRALEQMSLRLTMTQTQDQIKSLWFNAYINFATSHQAIQHLAALLAGTEQLTGINLDQKQRWAIIIHLNRYDYSGAQRLLFKEKQVDSSEIAAKYAMSAEVAQPKATQKRRWFERVQQHDANSDPLMLDKLTLVMKQLYPSEQKALSQATAEQRLAELTEVDKRNSPEFMRLYTQFLLPMNCSYASVAKLTHTLNNESHLSQVTKQGLERALQTEKQCLLVKERIFQ, encoded by the coding sequence TTGAAACTGATTCAGCTTTGTATTGTTGGCGTAATATCACTATTGCTTACTGCCTGTCAAAGCACCACAAATCCAAAGCCAAATTTGGTTTTAAACCAAAATCACAGCATGAGTGCACAGCAAGCCCTGCTGCGAGCCAAACGGGTCAGTGATGTAAATTATCAGCTTGATTTGGAATTAACTCACCCACGACAATTTAGTGGTAATGCCTTAATTAGCTTTAATCTAAGTGATACCGAGCAACCTTTGGCCCTCGATTTTAACCAAGCCAATGTGACCGCTTTTACCATTAACGGCAGCAAAGTTTATCCCAATTACGATGGCAAGCGTTTGAGTATCTCTGCCGCCCTGCTAAATCATGGTAACAACCAAATTAGCCTTCAGTTTCGTAAGCCATACAGCCAGACTGATCAAGGTCTGATCCGATACACTGATCCGATTGATGGTAATACTTATCTCTACTCTCACTTTTTACCGTCAAGCGCACAAATGATGGTGCCTCAGTTTGACCAACCCGATCTGAAAGCCGTATATGACCTAACGGTTACGGCCCCAAATGGTTGGACGGTGATAAGTGCCAGCACTTCTAGCAATCACACTAAAGGTGACTCTGCTACCCGCTGGCAATTCGCTGCAACTCAACCAATTAGTCCACACAGCTTTTCGCTGCATGCTGGGCCCTACAAGCATTGGCGCACCGAACTAGAGCAACTGCCCATCAACTTATATGCTCGCCAATCAATTGCCGAGCAAGTCGATTCAGCCCAGTGGTTTGAGCAAACTAGGCAGGCACTAACCTTCTATCAACAACAATTAGGCATTCCATATCCATTTTCTAAATATGATCAACTGCTAGTCCCCAAGCTACCACAAAGCATGATGGCAAATGCCGCTGTCAGCACTTTTGAGGAGCCAACGCTAGAAACCAAACAACTTCACTTTGTCGTGTCACGAGCGATTGCAGAGCAATGGTTCAGTAACCTTGTCACTTTAAGGTGGTGGGACGATCTATGGTTTAGCCAAAGCCTTGCGACTTTTATGGCTAACAAATCACTGGCAGGAAAACCTAGCGCAGCAATCGATTATCAAGATAAATATGATATTTATCAGATTGATGAACGGGATAATAGTCAACCTATAGAGACCGCAGTAACCACCAGTCAGCAGGTCGATGAGGGAGTTCCCCCTAGCACCATTAAAAAAGGAGTAGCCTTACTTACTCAACTTAGCTTTTTATTAGGTGAAAAACCGTTTTACCAAGGGTTAAATCAATACTTGAAGCAATACCAGTATGGGACTGCCACTCTCAATGAATTTATGGCAACGCTTGCTGCATCAACCAAACGCCCATTGGATGATTGGACAACGAATTGGTTCTATCGAAGTGGTGTTAATCAAATTGAAGCACAGTACCAGTGCAATAATAACCGTATTAGTTATCTTTCCATCAATCAGAGCGCAAGTGATGACAGCTCAGTCCTGAGACAACAAAAGGTCAAACTCGGCCTATTTACCTTAGGTCGCCAAGCACTGCATCCCAATCTGATATCCACTGTCACTTACGATGGCCAGACCACTAATATCAAACGTCTACAAGGTATTAGATGTCCAGATCTTGTTTTTCCCAATTACGAAGACTTAGGCTATGTCAGGGTAAAACTCGACCCTCGCTCACTTGAAACCGCGCTAATACATCTGCATAAAATTGAAAATGCACAACTGCGGAGCATGCTTTGGCAAACATTATGGGGCAGTGTACTAGAAGGAGATCTACCTCTTAATCGATTTTTAGGCAGCGTATTGATAAATGCGCCCCATGAACAACAACCTATGGTATTAGCGCAACTGATCGACAAACTAGAGCAGACTAAAGCACTATTAGAACAGATGAGCCCTAACCAGCAAAGTTATAGTCAAAAAGCGCTGCGAGCTCTGGAACAGATGAGCCTGCGCCTCACCATGACTCAAACCCAAGATCAGATAAAATCCTTATGGTTTAATGCCTATATAAACTTCGCGACTAGCCACCAAGCTATCCAACACCTTGCAGCGCTACTCGCTGGAACCGAACAACTCACTGGCATCAACCTCGATCAGAAACAGCGCTGGGCGATCATTATCCATCTCAACCGATACGATTACTCTGGTGCTCAACGGTTACTCTTTAAAGAGAAGCAAGTTGATAGCTCTGAAATAGCAGCAAAATATGCAATGAGTGCTGAAGTCGCCCAGCCTAAAGCAACTCAAAAGCGTCGATGGTTTGAGCGAGTACAACAACATGATGCTAATAGCGATCCTTTGATGCTAGATAAGTTAACGCTGGTAATGAAGCAACTGTATCCTAGCGAACAGAAAGCACTAAGCCAAGCGACCGCAGAACAACGATTAGCAGAGCTTACCGAAGTAGATAAACGCAATAGTCCCGAGTTTATGCGGTTATATACTCAGTTCCTTTTACCGATGAACTGCTCTTATGCCAGCGTCGCAAAGCTAACACACACACTCAATAATGAATCCCATTTAAGCCAAGTAACTAAGCAAGGGCTCGAGCGCGCTTTACAAACAGAAAAACAGTGCTTATTGGTTAAAGAGCGCATATTTCAGTAA
- the lpoB gene encoding penicillin-binding protein activator LpoB: protein MKKFKLLFIIAVAIGLAGCQSKVQYGDATEVETVNENFGSTDLQAITAKMVDSMLTFPPVVAMTANDRPIIFVDKIKNKTSEHIDTESVTDSISNKLLRSGKFRFIDMTKVDAVRKQLDYQNNSGMVDPSTAINFGRQIGAHFMLYGNLSSIVKQDGSTKDVYYKMTMRLMDLETGLIEWSDEKEIRKVKSKSFLGM from the coding sequence ATGAAAAAGTTCAAACTTCTATTTATCATTGCAGTGGCAATCGGTCTCGCAGGCTGTCAATCAAAGGTCCAATACGGTGATGCGACTGAAGTAGAAACCGTCAATGAAAACTTCGGTTCCACCGATCTACAAGCGATAACCGCTAAAATGGTCGACAGTATGCTAACTTTCCCTCCAGTGGTGGCCATGACAGCAAATGACCGTCCAATCATTTTTGTTGATAAGATTAAGAATAAAACCTCAGAACATATCGATACTGAATCGGTTACCGACTCGATTAGTAACAAGCTATTACGCTCAGGTAAATTCCGTTTTATCGATATGACAAAAGTCGATGCGGTACGTAAACAGCTCGACTACCAAAACAACTCAGGCATGGTCGATCCATCAACTGCAATCAACTTTGGCCGCCAAATTGGTGCCCACTTTATGTTATACGGCAACCTATCTAGCATCGTTAAGCAAGATGGCAGTACTAAAGATGTCTATTATAAAATGACCATGCGTCTAATGGACCTTGAAACAGGGCTGATTGAATGGTCTGATGAAAAAGAGATCCGCAAGGTGAAGTCTAAGTCTTTTCTTGGCATGTAA